Within Ipomoea triloba cultivar NCNSP0323 chromosome 9, ASM357664v1, the genomic segment tgttgtatggatattcttgagctttgaattgatcaattaggttttgcaattgctttgattatgagtttgattgtgtgagtggtgatccactttgactcttgtgtaggggtgatcaacctatatgagaggtgtttggagaaggagtctcatctacgagagtagagttactccttagcctagcctagcacatttccctctcacctttgagaaaagggagaagtggaagataagaggcacataacgtgtttgacaaaatgcctctcctagcctaatgatcacaaggatgacattacggactaaggagtgagtccattgaccacgagagtggcggtggtgttggtgaccttatctcattttcataatctaagtgttgctagcctaatatcttaggaaatcaaggatacctatatgagttgcaaggtccaaatcctcctttccaattgattgtttccaacgttttgttccttattttcattatgtttaatgcacctttcttactatgtttgggttagctttcaaacactaaacactcttgtgcttaattcccttaccgcttgaattccctccttgtcatcctttgagaacgatactagGGAACTTCTTCCCATTTTAGCACCTAcctctttccatccaccgcgaaaacgaCACTCATCATGTACaatgttaaaaatatatatgaatatttgaAGATGTTTATTGAGAAGTTGTTAGCTTTCGTACCACCGAAAAGTAAGTATTttgatgatgcttcattctagaCGTTGTTTAGAAGTAGATTGCTATGAAAGGTtgataaattaacaaaaatattaatttacttgtttactaacatgaaattttCTCATGTTTTATGGAAAATTAGACAATTAGAGAATAGAATTACTACCACATTTCTTCattttgaaaactgaaaacattttccagttttctagaaaTCTGGATaactattaaaaactgttttctaaatttaaaaaagaatcaTCTATCATGTATTTGACTATATACCACTACAATCACATTCTCACTATTATCTACTTACAtgtttattcattaattactatgattacatttattattatcttcttttacttatcactatcttctatcttttctactcacatttacttaattatataaacatgacttatttgcttatacttaaagttagacattattcacattatcgCAACTAAAACTTGAATATAATAGAttgattttgattgaactcaatagaTTTATTATTGGTTAagctatttttaattatgttatatcgtaaattgtaatacaattttGGTATGagtattcaatatttaaatttcacatatatatcacttcaaagtaaaaattaCGCGCACACACACCCATACATTTCATTCAATgaatatatctaaaaatattttaaatattagctcaaaagatattaatattatctaaactaaatatGCAGATTTAAATTTGATTAGGATATCAAATCTAAAAATCGTAATTAcatatactccatattatatttaaaattaaaaattatatttattctatttatacCAAACgtatcaaaaaaatattttaaatacaagGTCTAAAATCATTGAGAATTACACTTGTGTTGATTTTATAATGTTAgtaaaagaaatttgaaaaaatgagtgtaagtaaacaagttttctaaacaaaaaaacagaaaatagacaatagagaatgaaaactgaaaaaaatattagaaaacagaaaacagataATAGTTTCTTGAAGTAAACATAGACTTTCTTGGATTAACTTTTTAGAACAAATTTTCGTGATCGTTCCAACTTACTGTTATAACTATAGTACTTTAACTTTCCACTCTTTTCTTTGTCATTTTAACTTTTCATAAAGTTAATCTTGGAGATTATAATCTACTCTCTCGTCAAAATATTTAGTAAAGTTAATTCAAGAGATTTTTCTCTTTattcattatatttctcaaattGAGTAGGTAAGAaaagagagagtgagagagagagagaaaaaaaaaagaaaaaaaaaagaaaaaaaaagaaagaaacaatcCTAAACAAGTTGGTTAAACAGTTGATTTGGTAATCCTAAAGCTTATAATTTGACTCATCGTGaaatatgtttatgtttattgaccttcttaatttgagcgGGACAGTTAGGGAACATTTAGGATGGTTTACATCAATGTAAACGTGTGCTTTTTTGTCAGCTAGAATCATAAGTTAGATTtcataaatgtatatttttagattgtgattgtattttttttataaataaaaaaataaagaaaacaaatcttctcatatatttttatccccataataaaattaaattgatacAAATAAAATTCTTAGGATTCCTTTCGATGTAGTATTGAGCAATACTCGTCCATTTTGAATGTCCCTCCGGATGGTGTTAAGGAGTTCCTCGCTCGGGATAGCTCGAGTACTTCTACCGGGAGGATCTATTAGCTCTCTCACGGAACTTCGGCCCCTCAtgcgcaccaaaaaaaaaaaattgagcaaATACTCGTAGTGGTCAAATCATGCGCACAAGTTGTTTTGGAAAGATTTAGCCGGGTAGATTTGCTTACAATagtaatattgttattaatataataatattgttaataatCTTCATGCACGAGATGcaagatttctttttctttttttcttttttcaaatattatatcaCTCTTAATAATCGAAacgtaaaataatatttaacttCACAActcccaaatattatttaatttttttatacgaaaattattatttaagtttAATAACATGTTTGAAATGCTCAaacatataattattactatataaatctCCAACGTTATACATGTTTTAACGATAATTGTCAACTTTGAATTTATGAAGTAATTTTCtgttatttttgtatttgttcTAGAAGatgtcatgattttttttttttggggtactAAAAGTCATTGTTATGTTTCTTCAACAAGAAAACTCAAAAGTTATTATACATTTGTAGTTGTGTACCAAGACATTCTTCTTCAGTAGTCTAAAATATGATCTTTCGCGGCCAAATTTGGCCAGCCCCTTTTGGGATTCAATAATTTGCACCCTTGCAGACAAAGGAGAatatctatgctatacaagtcaGTAAGTCATAAAAAGacccttgtataaatagtggtgtaAATCTGCTTTCCcaatcaatgtgggacaaaagctacttaaACTTTTTCCCCACCCAAATTctatctcaaatgggtctactttgaaaatcaatctctcattcacccattatccattttgagcgggcaatatatcgatctcttcgtctaactacgaagaatccgTATCCACTTTGACAATCTGTAGACAAATTTACACGAATTAGGTGAGAACTATGTCGTGAGAATCTGTAGACAAATTTacacgaatatatatatatatatatatatatatatatatatatatatatatatatatatatatatatatatataNNNNNNNNNNNNNNNNNNNNNNNNNNNNNNNNNNNNNNNNNNNNNNNNNNNNNNNNNNNNNNNNNNNNNNNNNNNNNNNNNNNNNNNNNNNNNNNNNNNNNNNNNNNNNNNNNNNNNNNNNNNNNNNNNNNNNNNNNNNNNNNNNNNNNNNNNNNNNNNNNNNNNNNNNNNNNNNNNNNNNNNNNNNNNNNNNNNNNNNNNNNNNNNNNNNNNNNNNNNNNNNNNNNNNNNNNNNNNNNNNNNNNNNNNNNNNNNNNNNNNNNNNNNNNNNNNNNNNNNNNNNNNNNNNNNNNNNNNNNNNNNNNNNNNNNNNNNNNNNNNNNNNNNNNNNNNNNNNNNNNNNNNNNNNNNNNNNNatatatatatatatatatatatatatatatatatatatatatatatatatatatatagtccgaTTCTAGTGTGAACCACTGCCTTGTGTGAACTTGTGAACTCCTATTTACCGTTTAGAAGAAAGATCATACGACTAGGTGTTTGAAGTGGTGCAGgcattgatatatattatttatcatgtcaaaaaaattaaaaaccacaAAATTAAGTAAGATTAAAGGTGCACAATGGATTACATGTTCACTTGTAAAcgggtttaatttgttttacttttcttgtttaattaattcaatagaAGTGGCGTACGTGTATTGTGTAACATATAAAATCTTCATAGTCAAAATATTTACACGTCTCCAATGCCTATAAATATAATGCTTCATCGGATGGATAAATCATTATATTGAATCAACAATCATGTCATCAGCTAAGGATAGGAAAATGAAAATCCCAAAGTGTTGTGTGGTTGTagcatttattttttccttaatttgtTTCCCAGCAGCCTGCAGTATCATTAATCCTCATCAAGATTTTGTGTACTGTCTTTCCAGCAAACTCAGAAATAATGCCACCTCCCAGGTAGTCTACACTCCCAACAGCCCCTCATTCTTGCCCATCCTGAATTTCTCGGCCCAGAATTCCAGGTTCACGGGGCCCGGAACCCCCAAACCTGTAGTCATCATCACACCTTTACGGGAATCCCACGTCCGAGCTGCACTCATTTGCTCCCGAAAGTATAACATCCAGATCAGGACCCGAAGCGGCGGCCACGATTTGGAGGGCCTTTCCTATGTTTCCAGCCTCCCCTTTGCCATTCTCGACTTGAATAAGTTCCGGTCGATCGAGGTTAACGTTGGGGAGAAGTCGTCGTGGGTCCAAACCGGAGCCACGCTAGGTGAAGTCTACTATACCATTGCTAATAAGAGCTAAACTTTAGCTTTTCCGGCGGGTATTTGTCCCACGGTGGGCACGGGTGGCCACATCAGTGGCGGCGGGTACGGGATGTTGTTGCGAAAATATGGGTTGGCGGCGGATCACGTGATTGACGCCCAAATCATGGATGTTAACGGGAGAATCCTGGACCGGAAATCCATGGGGAGGATCTCTTCTGGGTTATCAGGGCGGCGGCGGCGTTAGCTTCGGCATCATACTCGCCTGGAAACTGGAACTGGTTCCGGTGCCTGAAACCGTCACCGTATTCAACATTCCCAAAACCCCGGAACAAAACTTAACCAACCTATTGTATAAATGGCAGTTTTTCGCCAACAAGGCCGACAGAAACCTGTACCTCAGAGTCCTCCTACAAAACACCAACACTACTACTACGAATGGGAATGGGGGAAAACAGTACAGGGTTCGTTCAGTGCACTATACCTGGGAAGATCCGAAGCGTTGCTAGCCATGATGCAGAATGGATTTCCAGAATTGGGCGTCACCAAATCCGACTTAACGGAGATGAGTTGGATCAACTCCGTAACCTATTACTTCCCCGTCCACAGCCTACTCAACCGCTCCTTCAATCTCAAACGGAGCTACAAGAAGAAGACATCAACGGACCGCAAATGCAGCTTATTCCCTATGGAGGGATAATGGATGAGATTTCGCCTTCAGAAACGCCTTATCCACACAGGGCAGGTAACCTATTTTTCCTCGGATACACCAATGAATGGGACGAAGTCGGCCAAGTGGCGGCTCAGAAGCATCTCTCATGGATTCGGAAGTTTTACGCTTACTTGACTCCCTATGTTTCCAACAATCCCAGAGAATCCTACTCCAATTACAGGGATCTTGACCTGGGACAAAACAATTTGGTCGGGACAACCAGCCTAGATCAAGCAAGTTATTGGGgttataaatatttcaagaataactTCTATAGGCTTGCCAGAGTGAAGGCTTTGGTAGATCCAGATAACTTCTTCAGGAATGAACAGAGAATTATTCCACTTTGATCCAATAATTCATTATATTGCCTTGCCGCCACAATGTAAcatttatatatgcatgcattctAGCTATAGttacaataaaattttttagtttCCCGCCCTCTCTTTGTATTGTTGTTATTGCAAATTTATCCTTTATCGTTCATGTCATAGGAATAAAATATACTCTTTGTATTCTTCAAAAtacatttctttgtttgtgtactttgtaatttaaattattgatcaataataaagtTCTTTATTAATTCTCATGTATATGAGTCAATAATAAAGTTCTTTATTTGCATAATAAAAATTATGGCAAAAACtcgtgtgagaccgtctcaccatgagaccggtcgggtcaagatacaaatgtaacacttatatgtacaaatgtcatacttatatgctcaaatgtaatactaattatgaataaaatttttgttacttataaggctaaatgtagtacttttaagggaaaatacaatatttttacatttcgatttaaaagtattacatttttcctcaaaagtattatatttgctcttataagtaagggataCTTgttaatattacttattatgaaaaatgtattactttttctcttataagtaacaaaaattgtattattgattagtgttatatttgagcatataagtatgacatttgcacatataagtatgccATTTGCATGATGAtttgactcgacccgacccatctcacgaataaggatccgtgagacggtctcacacaagtgtgacccaaaaatTATACAAGTCACACAATCGGTCAAGTCTATGATAATTGCTGGTTACTCATGATATAATAGATATTGTAGtgtttatatatcaaattttgaTACTATTTACGATAAAATGATTTTTACTAGCTAGccataaatattgtaatacttgtagctgaaattgtgatacttacaaagtgtaattctaacgtaaatattgtaatacttatatatgaAACGTTACTTATtaaagaaattgtaatactttgtgtagaaaatttaataccaaattaaatttaaaaaaatgaagggttacttatgatagatattgtaatacttatatgtgaaattgtattactatttactatttaggataaaattgaatgttaataataacaaatattataataactGAAATTGTGATGAATACATATCCAATTTTTTACAACTCATCATGTCTCACATCCACAAAACACATTGGGCTTTTCATTTTCGTATCCTTAGCTTAGCTGATGATATGATTGTTGATTCAATCCATCCGATGGAGAATTATATTTATAGGCATTGGAGACGCGTAAATATTTTGACTTACACAATACACACGTACGCCacttttattgaattattaattaaacaagaaaagtaaaacaaattaaagagacTTCCGTTTACAAGTGGACATGTATGTAATCCATTCTGCACCTTTAATCTTACTTAATTTTGtgctttataattttttgacatgataaataatatatatcaatgcACCACTTCAGACACTTAGGTCGTATGATCTTTCATCTAAAACATAGATAGGATTTCACAAGTTCACACCAGAAtcggaatatatatatatatatatatatatatatatatagtcatgatcaggtgcggccgtgctctcccatgcggccgtgcggttcacaccactcaatattaagaaacacaccacacaaagtgtatttcataacattgtggtgtgtttcattatggttcattgtggtgtgtttcttaacgttgagtggtgtatttcgtaacattgagtggtgtgtgaccgcacggccacacgggagagcacggccacacctgaaattatatatatatatatatatatataatatatatatatatatatatatatatatatatatatatatatatatatatatatatatatatatatatatatataNtatatatatatatatatatataatggttcaAGTGCAAAGTGTTTTCAAGGTAAAAGATATGGTGGGATTTGAGTCGTTAATCTAATATAGATTAACTgcttaaatattattttatgtttagaaatttttttattaaaagttatttaatatttgaaaaaagaaaaaagagaattCTTGCATCTCGGGCATGAAGAttattaacaatattaataacaatatttgacctttagaaatttttttatttattaaaagttatttaatatttgaaaaaagaagaaagagaaatctTGCATCTCGTGCATGAGGAttattaacaatattaataacaatattactATTGTAAACAAATCTACCTGGCTAAATCTTTCCAAAACAACTCGTGCGCATGATTTGACCACTACGAGTAttgctctattttttttttggtgcgcaTGAGGGGCCGAAGCCCCGTGAGAGAGCTAATAGATCCTCCCCCGGGTAGAAGCGCTCGAGCCATCCCTAGCGAGGAACTCCATAACACTATCCGGAGGGCGGTTCAAAGTGGACGAGTATTGCTCAATACTACATCAAAAGGAATCCTAAGAATTTTATTTGTATCAATTGAATTTTATTATGGggataaaaatatataagaagacttgttttcttaattttttatttataaaaaaattacaatagcaatctaaaaatatacattatattgatGAAATCTAACTTATGATTCTAGCTGACAAAGGATCACACGTTTATAATAAGGTAAACCATTCTAAATGTTCCCTAGCTGTCCCGCTCAAATTAAGAAGGGCAATAAACATATTTCATCATGAGTCAAATTATAAGCTTTAGGATTACCAAATCAATTGTCTAACCAACTTGTTTAggattgtttcttttttttttttttttctttttctttcctacTCAATTTGAGAaatgaagaaagagaaaaatcTCTTGAATTAACTTTACTAAATATTTTGACGAGAGAGTAGAATATAATCTCCAAGATTaactttatgaaaaattaaaatggcAAAGAAAAGAGTGGAAAGTTAAAGTACTATAGTTATAACGATAAGTTGGAACCTAAAAAGTTGGGACTGAAAAGTTGATCACTAAAATTTGATCCGAAAAGTTAATCCAAGAAAATTTCCGTTTACTTCAAGAAACTGTtatctgttttctgttttctaattttttttttccagttttcattctctattgtctattctttgtttttttgtttagaaaacttgttacTTATGAAAGAATATGAATTATTTGGATAGCttcttttgattttatattattatatttttagactaTTAACACAATTAGTTTGAAAcaacattatataataatagatacttttgaaaaaatatgttgATCACGTCAATATTCAAGTCGTCATTTTAATGAAgaacaatatattaaaataatatatcttaTAAAAGTCATTCAGTTTTTGTTACATGTGACAGTTTGTCATTAATTGACATTTCAActgacaaagaaaaaaaatcaaaagaaaatagtCACACCATGAAATGACAATATGTAACTACCGAATAaggtgttgtttttattttattctttcattctctctctatttgttttttttttcttttttaaggttTGGAAAAATGTAAATTTGCATGCAATATGTGGAGACCGAATAATGTAACAANATGTGGAGACCGAATAATGTAACAATTTAACAATATGTGGAAACCGGGGTTAGGGAAGATAGTTTCGTCATTATCGGGAATATAGGTGGAATCGGCGACAACACTACTTCCACTATCCGGAATATAGGTGATATTTTCTTATGTATTTTTAAGTGTGAGACATGATGAGTTGTAAAAATTTGGATGTGTATGCATCACAATTtcagttattatattatttattataattaacattcaattttattgtaatacaatttcacatatgagtattacaatatctatcataagtaacccttcattttttatttaatttggtattaaatattctacaCAAAGTATATTACAATTtctttaataagtaatatttcacatataagtattacaatatttacgTTAGAATTACACTTTGTAAGCATCACAATTTcagttacaagtattacaatatttatcgcTAGGCAGTAAAAATCATTTTATCCTAAATAGTAtcaaaatttgatatataaacactacaatatctatatattataaGTAACAGTTGATTTATTTCAAACTGGATGGTATTAAAAGTTTTGTAATANTTGCAtgtaaatttacatttttccaaaccctaaaaaggaaaaaaaaaaaaaaaacaaacaaacaaagaaagaatgaaagaataaaataaaaacaacactCTATTCAATCGTCACATATTGTTATCTCATAATGGGACTATTTTCTTTTgactaatttttttctttgttagttAGAATGTCAATTAATGACAAATTGTCACATGTAACAAAAATGAATGACTTTAtaagaatattttaatatattattcttCATTAAAATGACGACTTAAACATTGACGTGAtcaacatatttttttcaaaagtatctATTATATTCTTTCTACTTTTGTCAAGAGACCTTGACAATATATAGCTATTCCAAATTTCTATGCAAAATATAGAAAGTCAAGTTATCAATAAAAATACGGCGGCGTATTGTTTTACACctcattatattttctttaatgtttatataataaaaacaaatattattatatgataatgAAAGGGCTAGCTCAACATCTTTGTCAGAATTAAACCAAGTcaacattttaatattgaattatttggtcttcagttatattttgttttcatatgaTTAAGCACTATAAGGTTAATTACTTATTTAtgttgtaatttaatttgttagtgttctgtgaaaattaaaattagaaaattgcTTCATATacctattaaattttatt encodes:
- the LOC116028817 gene encoding cannabidiolic acid synthase-like, translated to MQLIPYGGIMDEISPSETPYPHRAGNLFFLGYTNEWDEVGQVAAQKHLSWIRKFYAYLTPYVSNNPRESYSNYRDLDLGQNNLVGTTSLDQASYWGYKYFKNNFYRLARVKALVDPDNFFRNEQRIIPL